Part of the Synechococcus sp. HK01-R genome is shown below.
TCGATGCCGGCCTCCAGGAGTTGGCTGTAGAGCTGCTCGCCGAGCTGGCGTTGCGTGTCGTCCTGCATGCTCGCCACCACCACGATCACTTGGAAGGGGGCGATGGCCAGGGGCCAGCAGATGCCACCCTCGTCGTGGTGCTGCTCGACGGCGGCCTGCGCGAGGCGCGAGACGCCGATGCCGTAGCAGCCCATCCAGAAGGGTTCTTGCCCGCCATCCGCATTGGTGAAGGTGGCTTCCATGGCGGAGGAGTACTTGCGCCCCAACTGGAAGATGTGACCCACTTCGATGCCGCGCCGCTCGATCAGTTGCTGCGAAGGGTCCGAGAAACAGCGATCCCCTGCTCGGGCATTGCGCAGGTCCACCTGGATTGGTGCCGTCCCAAGATCGCCCCAGCTCCAGCCCCAGCGATGCCGGTCCGGCTCATTGGCGCCGCAGACGAAACGGTCCAGCTCAAGGGCTGTGGGGTCGGCGAAGCGAAGGAAGGAGTGAGCCCATGATTTGGCGCCCTGAAGGATCCCGTCCTCCAGATCCGGACCGAGAGCACCGAACGGCCAGGCCTGCAGCCCCTGGCTGCCGATCTGCTCCGGGCTCACGGGATTGAGATCCAGGACTCCTTCACCAAGGTGGGCCGCCAGGGCGTTGGTCAGCTTCACCTCATTGAGCTCCTGGTCACCACGAAGGCTGACCAGGAGCGGACGCATGGCCCCGGATTCCATCCGGGCAACCAGGGCCAGCACCTTGACCACCTGGCTCGGCTCAAGAGCCTGGTTTTGGCAGAGCGCCTCAATCGTGTGCTGGCCGGGTGTGTCGATCACACGACGCTCACCCGCTGGCAGGGCAACGGCATCGGGAGGAATCGAGACCGCCTTCTCAAGATTGGCGGCGTAGTCACCCGATTCGCTCATCAGGATCAGGTCTTCACCCGCTTCAGCCGTGACCATGAACTCCTGAGATGCGGCGCCGCCAATGGCGCCGCTGTCGGCATCCACGGCAACGGCTTGCAGGCCGCAGCGTTCGAAGATCCGCCGGTAGGCCCCATCCATGGCCTCGTAGCAGCTGCGCAGATCGGCTTCGTCTGCATGGAAGGAATAGGCATCTTTCATGATGAATTCACGCCCGCGCATCAAGCCGAAACGGGGTCGAATCTCATCCCTGAATTTGCTTTGAATTTGGTAAAGCGTGACTGGCAACTGCCGATAGGAGCGCAGCAGGTCTCCCGCGAGGGCGGTGACCACTTCTTCGTGGGTCGGCCCTAGGCCAAGACGGCGCCCCTGACGGTCCTCGAGGTTGAACATGATGCCCTCGCCGGCGGTGTAGCCCTGCCAGCGACCGCTGCGCTCCCAGAGCTCGGAGGGCTGGAGTTGCGGCAGCAGGGTCTCCAGTGCTCCGGTGGCGTCCATTTCCTCGCGCACGATGGAGCTGATCCTGCGCAGCACCCTCCACATCAGGGGCATGTAGGCATAGATGCCGGATCCGACCCGCCGGATGTAGCCGCCTCGCAGGAGCAGTTGATGCGAAGCGATCTCAGCGTCAGCGGGAACATCCCGCAGCGTCACCAGCATCAGGCAGGAGACGCGCATGGGAGGAGATGACGAGAAAGCGGGAAATTACCACCGCTTCAGTTAAGGGTCGATCGGCGAAGTGGCCCTGATCGAAGGAGGAATGGGTGACTCTTGAGTCTCAACTGCTAACGTCCCTGAGACTTCAGTTGCCATCAGGCTTTCCCATGCTTTCTCGGTCGATCGACCCTGCTTCCGCCGCCGGCGGAGTCTCCGTCGAAACGACCGCCGATGTGGATGCGGTGATCGCCCGTTCCGACGCGCTCGTCGGCATCGAAGACGTTCAGAAATCGCTCAACAGATCCCGCGCGTCGGTGTACCGCTACACCAACACCGATCCCAGGAATCTCAACCCTCCGTTTAATCCTCGCAAGCTCAATCCTGAGTACCGCGGCGACCAAAAAGATCCCCTCCTCTTCCACCCCAACGAGGTGGCTCGCTTCGCTAAGGACGTCCTTCGCATCAAGGAGGTCACCGTTGAAGTGCTCAACTCGCCTTCAACCGCCACACAGCAATGTCTGGGGGCGATTCTCGAGGAGCTGCGTCTGATTCGCTCCCATCTCGAGGGCCTGCAGGACGCTCCTTCCGATCTTTCCGCTCGCCGTGAGCGTCAGGACCGCAGCGCCGCCTGATCGATCACCCGTCCTGCAGTCTGCTGGAGGCGATGCCATGATGGATCGGCTAGCCCTGCATTGTTTGTGATGGAGGGCGGCTCTCCCGGATGAGAGATCGAGCCCCCCATGGTGCTCCTCTTCATTGGGATGTCCCCGATCACCCCTGCATGGACCCCGAACCTCCTCACGGTTCCCAGCCCGACTCTTCCCATCACGACGGCCTCGACCTTTCTGGCCCGGCCCTCGTTCTTGCTGGTTTTGCCCTCGCAATCGTCAGTCTCGGTGTTCCGATGATTGCAGTGATTACGGACCGGCCCCTCAGAGGTGCTCTGCCCTCCACCGCTCAGGAGCGCAATGGATCTGCGATCCCTTCCCCCTTCGCCATCACCCGGGTTGGTGAACCTGGTGGTGGAGATCCCGGCGGGCAGCCGCAACAAATACGAGTATTTCGCTGACGCGGGAATCATGGCCCTGGATCGGGTGCTGCACTCCTCGGTGCGCTACCCGTTCGACTACGGATTCATTCCCAACACCCTGGCCGAAGACGGGTCTCCCCTCGATGCGATGGTGATCATGGAGGAGCCCACCTTCGCGGGTTGCCTGATCTGTGCCCGGCCGATCGGCGTGCTCGATATGCACGACACAGGCCATTACGACGGCAAGATCCTCTGCGTCCCCGTGGCTGACCCCCGTCAACGAGGCATCACCAGCATCCGTCAGATCGCTGCGAACCAGTTGGAGGATGTGGCTGAATTTTTCCGGATTTACAAAAATCTCGAAGGCCGGGTGACCTCCATCGGTGGCTGGCGTGATGCCGATGCGGTTGCCCCGTTGCTGGAGACTTGTATCCGAGCCACCCAGGTCTGATCGGCGCGCGGTCCCTTCCTTGGTGACGTTCCGGGAACGTTCCGTTGCAGAGCCGCGGGTTGGTGCCGGGATGCTTGTAAGTTGGTGCGCGCCCAGCATGTGAACGACCCGTGCCCACCATCCGTTTCGAGCAGGAAGGCCAGCAGGTCGGTTGCATTGAAGGAGCCAATCTTCGAAAGGCCGCCCTCGACGCCGGCATCAACCCCTACAAGGGTTTGAACAACCTCAACAACTGCGGTGGTGTCGGCCAGTGCGGCACCTGTGTGGTGGAGGTTGTCGAGGGTGCCCAGAACCTCTCTCCCCGCTCTGATGTCGAGGAGGTCTATCTGGCCGACCGTCCCGCGAACTACCGCCTGAGCTGCCGCACCAGCGTCAACGGTGACGTCACCGTCCGTACCAGGCCCAGTGATGGGGTGGGTAAGGGTTCCAACAGCCTGCTCGGCGCCGTCAAGAACCTCCTCGGACGCTGATTCTCTGTGGCTGGCTTGCAGATCTGGAGCTACTCAAAATGCTCCACCTGTCGCAAAGCCCTGGCTTGGCTTGATCAGCGGGGTATTGCCTACGAGTGCGTCGATATCACCGTCAACCCACCCGAACGCGACAGGTTGGTCCGAGCCTTCCAGCACTTCGGTCGCCTTCAGCCGCTTTTTAACACAAGCGGTCAGAGCTACAGGGCCCTGGGAGCTGCCGCTGTCAAAGCCATGACGCCTGAGCAGGCTCTTGATGCTCTGGCCGCAGACGGAAAGCTGATTAAGCGTCCCTTCCTTGAGAGCGGAGACGGCGCTTTCCTCGTTGGATTCAACGAGGCCGTATGGAGCGAGACGTTTCAGGGTTGAAGCTGAGGCCATCCAGTTCGGTGATCAGCTCATCGACGCCACCCTGGTCGCGGAGTTGCACGACACTGTTGCGCTTGAACTCTTCCAGGAACGAAGCCACCAGTTCCTGGCTGCGTTCCAGAACCGGACCTTGTTCCAGCGTGCGGGCCAGTTCCTCCCAGAAGCGATCGAAGGCCTTGATGGTCAGCTCCTCCATCTGTGCGTCTTTGCGGCCCAGGCGCTGACCGGTCTGCCGGGAGAGATCCAGAAAGGCATCCACCATTCCTGCTGCGAGTTGGCGGCTGATCCCGCTCTCTGCTTGCTGCACGGCAGCCAGCTCACGCAGCGGAGAGGGCACCATCACATCATTCATGCTGCGCTGCAAGGCATGGCCGAAGAGGGCGATCAGCTGTGGGCGCATGCCAGGTCCGACCTGGGTGAGCATCAGGGGGGCCCAGAGCCGCACCAGTTCCGCAAGCTCTCGTTCGCCGTTCTCTTCCACGGACTGGTGACTGCAGAGTCCTCGGATCCGCTGAGGCAGCCGTGGTGATCGGATCAGTCCCTGGAGAGCATCGAGGATTCGCAGGGTGAGGACTTCAAACAGTTCCAGGGCCAGCACGGCGACCACCGCACGGCTCACCGCTGTGCGCAGGGGCTCCAGCTGGATGAGGCCGCTGCTCGAGAGCCGCTCGGTCACCGGAAGAATCCGCAGCAGGCGCCAGAAGGGCAGAAGCAAAGGCAGGTCAATCCAGCGTCTCAGCAACGCATCTCTCCAGTGGATCGCTGGATAGCGCCGTTTGAGCCGTACCGCACGGATGAGGATGTCGAGCAGGAACAGCACCTGAAAAGGGGTGTCGATCCTCCAGGCGTGATCGATCGGCTGGCCGTTCTCGTCAATTCCCCGCCAATAATTGGTTGCGGCCAGGGGAAGGACGCGGGTGTTCCAGAAGGCACGCTCTCTCTCCCAGTCGCTCAGCTTGAGATAGGAATCGCTCAGCAGTCGTGCGGCGGCTTGTTTCGCTGAATCGAGGCCGGCGCGAGCCCTCAGATGGTTTTTCAGCTTCTCGAGCGTTCCTGCATTGCCCGATCCGATGAATGGGTTCTCATCGATCAGCTGGCTGTTGCGGACCACCATCTCCAGGCGCAGCTGTCGAGCCGCCGCGCTTTGGATCCCCTGCGACTCCGCAACCCGCTCCAACTGACGGAACTGGGAGATGAAGGCCTGCGTGTCCCGGTGGGGTTCGATGCCCTTCACCCGGTCATAGGTCGGAGTGATGTCAGGCAGCCAGGGCAGGGGCAGGGCCAGGTTCACCGATGGCAGGGGGTACAGGGTCCGCTGTTGCCAGAAGGTGCGCAGTGGCACATAGGTCACATCGAAGACCACCCAGGCCAAGTTGGCGGTCGCCACCAGTGCGATCAGTCGGTCCCAGCGCAGCCAGAAGCGGCCGGTGGCTGTGGGTTGCAACGCTTGCCAGCGGGGACGGACCATAGACCTGTCTGCCTGACGTCAGCCTAGAAGCCGGCACCGGTCGCGCCTATCCTTCCGGATCAAACGAGACTTGCAGCGCCTTGGCTGACGAGCAGAGGGATCCAGAGCTTCAGGCGCAGCCCGATGCCAAGTCGGAGGCCAAGAAGAGCAACACCCATCCCTTCTGGGATTTCTGGGGGCCGGTGCTGTTCACCGTTGCTCTTTATCTAGGCATCAGGCACTACGTGGCTGAAGCCCGCTTCATTCCCTCGGGCTCCATGCTGCCAGGGCTCCAGATTCAGGATCGGCTCTTGGTGGAGAAGCTCACCTACCGCCGCCGATCCCCCCGTCGTGGCGAGATCGTCGTGTTCCACTCGCCCTATGCCTTCGACCCTGTCCTCAAGTCCAACGCCTCTCCATCCGGCTTGCGTTGCGCCCTGGCCAACCTGCCTCTCGTCGGCTTGATTCCCGGGGTCGGCGATGTGGCCTGTGACGCCTACATCAAGCGAGTGGTTGCCGTGGCAGGTGATCAGGTGGTGGTGAACCCCCGCGGGCAAGTGAGCGTCAATGGTGAAGCGGTATCAGAGCCCTATGTGAGCCATGACTGCCCGCTGGACGAGCAGGGAATGAGCCGTTGCCGCACCCTCAATGTGACCGTGCCGAAGGGGCATGTGCTTGTGCTTGGGGATAACCGCCGCAACAGCTGGGATGGCCGCTACTGGCCCGGTGGCCCTTTTCTGCCTGAAAAGGAGATCCTTGGGCGGGCGGTCTGGAGGTTCTGGCCCCTCAATCGCACCGGTTCCCTGGGCTCCTGAGGCCTGAGCTGGTCACCCGACCCTGAAGCATCAAACCCTGCCAGGGCTGATTGGCAGCTCGGGGTTGATCAGGGTCTCGGCGATCCATGCGCCAGCTGTGCTCCGGATCAAACAGGAGCCAGCGTCTGCTGCCAGTTTCCAGGCGCTCCTCCGGCCGGCCAAGAAGGCGTGAGGGGCCAAAGCTCAGCACCTCCCAGAGCTGACGGATCGTCCAGCCCCGTTCCAGCACAAGGGTTTGCCAGAGCGCAGGCAGCACCAGCTGATGACCGGCCAGGCCTCGTTTTCGCTGGTCCGGCGGGAGCAGGCAGTCCTCCTCGTCGATCGGCACCGCATGCACCGCCACGGCCTGAATCACGCCGGACCCTAGGGCTTGGATCAGGGCCTCCCGGTCCTCCGGGGCACCGAGGGATGGGGTCACGCTCCAACCCATCTCGGTGGGGCTCAGCCGGCTGTGGTCGCTGACCAGATGCCACCAGCAAACACTCGCCTGCGGGCGGACGCTCGCAGCGGCAAGCTGGCTGACGGCCGCGGCGGTGGAGAGATTCATCAGCCGAAGCCGCCGCTGTGGAAACTGGCGCTGAAGGTCTAGCAGCTGTCCGAGCGGCAGCGTTTCGCTGGCGACAGGGTCAGGCGTCCATCCGGCCCGCAGGGTGGCGACCCCCTCTCGCACCAGGCCATCACCCTGGATGCCGGGATCGCGGGGTGCCAACAGGACTGGCGCTTCACCCATTTCACCAAGCACGAGTGCCCGCTGCAGCAGAGCGATCGGCGGGCAGGCATCGTCTTCGGCGAGACCGCATGCACCCTGATCCAGCAGGTCGCCGTGGGCTGAAAGCTGCTCTCCACGGCCCTCGAGGCTGAAGCCACCCCACAGGTGCACTCGCACATCGCTGTCCTCCCCGGCAAATCCCTGCAGGCGCTCCACCCGGTCGCGCCACGAGTTGGCTCTGGGCAGCAGCGCCACCTGGCCGTAGCCCGCTCGGGCGGCGGCATGGCGCAGGCTCAGGAGCGTCTCGGCCGCTCCTGAGAAGGGGCGATCCAGCACCGAATGGGGGTCCACAAGGCAGGGGGCCAGGATCTGGCTCGGCCTTGGATCGGGCGCCACTCCGAGCGTGGAAGCCTGTTGCCGAGCCTCGTCATCGAAGGCCACGAGAACGCCGTCCTGGATCAGTGCGGCGCCACCATCATTGGGCTCCCGGTCACGACTGATCAGGAGCCGGACGGGATCCAGCAACAGGGTCTGGCGCATCAGCTCAGAGGGCTCCGGCGGCGGTGCGATCGAGAACGCCTCCCAGGTGGGAGGTGAGATTGAGGCAGGTCACCACTGCAGGCTGGCCCGGATCGACCGGCATGTCGACCACGGTCACACCACCGTTGCCCTGTTTCACCGCCCAAATGTCCCCGGGGCTGAGGCCGAGCAGCTGGCAGAGAATGGTTTTGTTGACCGCGTCATGGGCAACCACAAGGGCGGTCTCCTCAGGCTCGAGGCTGTCGGCGATGGTGGACCAGGTGTTGACGGAGCGATCCCAAACGTTCTGGATTGTTTCCCCCTCCGGCATCTGAACCGTTTCCGGCGTGCGCTTCCACTCCTCGAGAAGAGCACCCCACTCCGCCTGGATTTCGGCTTCCAGCTTGCCCTCCCAGAGCCCATGGC
Proteins encoded:
- a CDS encoding dihydroorotase; protein product: MRQTLLLDPVRLLISRDREPNDGGAALIQDGVLVAFDDEARQQASTLGVAPDPRPSQILAPCLVDPHSVLDRPFSGAAETLLSLRHAAARAGYGQVALLPRANSWRDRVERLQGFAGEDSDVRVHLWGGFSLEGRGEQLSAHGDLLDQGACGLAEDDACPPIALLQRALVLGEMGEAPVLLAPRDPGIQGDGLVREGVATLRAGWTPDPVASETLPLGQLLDLQRQFPQRRLRLMNLSTAAAVSQLAAASVRPQASVCWWHLVSDHSRLSPTEMGWSVTPSLGAPEDREALIQALGSGVIQAVAVHAVPIDEEDCLLPPDQRKRGLAGHQLVLPALWQTLVLERGWTIRQLWEVLSFGPSRLLGRPEERLETGSRRWLLFDPEHSWRMDRRDPDQPRAANQPWQGLMLQGRVTSSGLRSPGNRCD
- a CDS encoding resolvase → MLSRSIDPASAAGGVSVETTADVDAVIARSDALVGIEDVQKSLNRSRASVYRYTNTDPRNLNPPFNPRKLNPEYRGDQKDPLLFHPNEVARFAKDVLRIKEVTVEVLNSPSTATQQCLGAILEELRLIRSHLEGLQDAPSDLSARRERQDRSAA
- the lepB gene encoding signal peptidase I, which produces MADEQRDPELQAQPDAKSEAKKSNTHPFWDFWGPVLFTVALYLGIRHYVAEARFIPSGSMLPGLQIQDRLLVEKLTYRRRSPRRGEIVVFHSPYAFDPVLKSNASPSGLRCALANLPLVGLIPGVGDVACDAYIKRVVAVAGDQVVVNPRGQVSVNGEAVSEPYVSHDCPLDEQGMSRCRTLNVTVPKGHVLVLGDNRRNSWDGRYWPGGPFLPEKEILGRAVWRFWPLNRTGSLGS
- a CDS encoding 2Fe-2S iron-sulfur cluster-binding protein, which gives rise to MPTIRFEQEGQQVGCIEGANLRKAALDAGINPYKGLNNLNNCGGVGQCGTCVVEVVEGAQNLSPRSDVEEVYLADRPANYRLSCRTSVNGDVTVRTRPSDGVGKGSNSLLGAVKNLLGR
- a CDS encoding arsenate reductase family protein, translating into MAGLQIWSYSKCSTCRKALAWLDQRGIAYECVDITVNPPERDRLVRAFQHFGRLQPLFNTSGQSYRALGAAAVKAMTPEQALDALAADGKLIKRPFLESGDGAFLVGFNEAVWSETFQG
- a CDS encoding proline--tRNA ligase encodes the protein MRVSCLMLVTLRDVPADAEIASHQLLLRGGYIRRVGSGIYAYMPLMWRVLRRISSIVREEMDATGALETLLPQLQPSELWERSGRWQGYTAGEGIMFNLEDRQGRRLGLGPTHEEVVTALAGDLLRSYRQLPVTLYQIQSKFRDEIRPRFGLMRGREFIMKDAYSFHADEADLRSCYEAMDGAYRRIFERCGLQAVAVDADSGAIGGAASQEFMVTAEAGEDLILMSESGDYAANLEKAVSIPPDAVALPAGERRVIDTPGQHTIEALCQNQALEPSQVVKVLALVARMESGAMRPLLVSLRGDQELNEVKLTNALAAHLGEGVLDLNPVSPEQIGSQGLQAWPFGALGPDLEDGILQGAKSWAHSFLRFADPTALELDRFVCGANEPDRHRWGWSWGDLGTAPIQVDLRNARAGDRCFSDPSQQLIERRGIEVGHIFQLGRKYSSAMEATFTNADGGQEPFWMGCYGIGVSRLAQAAVEQHHDEGGICWPLAIAPFQVIVVVASMQDDTQRQLGEQLYSQLLEAGIDALLDDRNERAGVKFKDADLIGIPWRLVVGRDAADGRIELVERQNRSTAVLPQGEALEKVISAIRSGLTVRGTTRTVA
- a CDS encoding inorganic diphosphatase, with translation MDLRSLPPSPSPGLVNLVVEIPAGSRNKYEYFADAGIMALDRVLHSSVRYPFDYGFIPNTLAEDGSPLDAMVIMEEPTFAGCLICARPIGVLDMHDTGHYDGKILCVPVADPRQRGITSIRQIAANQLEDVAEFFRIYKNLEGRVTSIGGWRDADAVAPLLETCIRATQV